One Methylocapsa sp. D3K7 DNA window includes the following coding sequences:
- a CDS encoding Crp/Fnr family transcriptional regulator, giving the protein MSKQSEFAVLLGLNPLFSGLGSDSINKIAALCHTRYLATGEFLFQKGDSGDALFGIRRGQIRIETGSAAGGRVTMNVLGAGDLFGEIAVLDGQNRTADATAGEPSELFVVRRNDFLAFLESEPRVAVKLIALLCQRIRWASGRFEEAVLLPLKVRLARRLCGLASDFGSEIHISQEQLGIYVGAARESVNRQLQQWRQQGILEIHRGRILLLNASRLRAAAREN; this is encoded by the coding sequence ATGAGCAAGCAGTCTGAATTTGCGGTGCTCCTCGGGTTAAATCCCCTCTTCTCCGGCTTGGGCAGCGATTCGATCAACAAGATCGCCGCATTGTGCCATACGCGTTATCTCGCCACTGGCGAGTTCCTGTTCCAAAAAGGCGACAGTGGCGACGCGTTGTTTGGGATTCGACGAGGACAGATTCGCATCGAGACCGGCTCGGCCGCTGGCGGGCGGGTCACGATGAATGTGCTCGGTGCGGGTGATCTCTTTGGAGAAATTGCGGTGCTCGATGGTCAAAACCGCACCGCCGACGCAACGGCGGGAGAACCGAGCGAACTTTTCGTTGTCCGCCGGAATGATTTCCTGGCCTTTCTTGAGAGCGAGCCCCGGGTGGCCGTGAAACTTATCGCACTGCTCTGCCAGCGGATCAGATGGGCCAGCGGCCGCTTCGAAGAGGCGGTCTTGTTACCCCTTAAGGTTCGGCTGGCGCGACGGCTCTGCGGCCTTGCCAGCGATTTCGGATCGGAGATTCACATTTCTCAGGAACAGTTGGGAATCTATGTGGGGGCGGCACGCGAAAGCGTTAACCGTCAATTGCAGCAATGGCGGCAGCAAGGAATCCTCGAGATCCACCGTGGCCGTATTTTGTTGTTGAATGCCAGCCGTCTCAGGGCGGCGGCACGCGAGAACTGA